Proteins co-encoded in one Thermoanaerobaculia bacterium genomic window:
- the hemW gene encoding radical SAM family heme chaperone HemW — protein MTPAGLYVHVPYCVRRCSYCTFVLTTDFSSRDRYLEALRREAELVAPEAGGAGFDSLYLGGGTPSTVPPNLLAALLADLRAAFEFEDGSEITIEANPDDVTDAAAAAWREAGATRVSLGVQSFRDEELRAIDRIHTGEDAARAIDRLASAGLAMSADLMIGIPGQERGGLLADVSRLAAGPAGHVSIYILELDKAKRIAEDRRLHPGRYLTDDAQADAYLDAGRLLCDAGFRHDEVSNWSRPGSAARHNAKYWRRVPTLGLGVGAHELWDERRRANTASLGAYLDAIAHGRRPTVADRAIDDVEREREEILLAARTREGIPAERIESWLAERGDAALREDWPRWIDAGLIERRGERYALTERGFLVSNEILFRFV, from the coding sequence GTGACCCCCGCCGGCCTCTACGTCCACGTCCCGTACTGCGTGCGCCGGTGCTCCTACTGCACCTTCGTGCTCACGACCGATTTCTCGAGCCGCGACCGCTATCTCGAAGCGCTCCGCCGGGAGGCGGAGCTCGTCGCGCCCGAGGCGGGCGGGGCGGGTTTCGACTCGCTCTATCTCGGCGGCGGGACGCCGTCGACGGTTCCGCCGAACCTCCTCGCCGCGCTTCTGGCCGACCTGCGGGCGGCCTTCGAATTCGAGGACGGTTCGGAGATCACGATCGAGGCGAACCCGGACGATGTCACGGACGCCGCGGCGGCCGCGTGGCGGGAGGCCGGCGCGACCCGGGTGTCGCTCGGCGTCCAGTCGTTTCGCGACGAGGAGCTTCGGGCGATCGACCGGATCCACACCGGCGAGGACGCCGCGCGCGCGATCGATCGGCTCGCGTCGGCCGGACTCGCGATGTCGGCCGATCTGATGATCGGCATTCCCGGGCAGGAGCGCGGAGGACTGCTCGCCGACGTCTCCCGGCTCGCCGCCGGCCCGGCCGGCCACGTCTCGATCTACATCCTCGAGCTCGACAAGGCGAAGCGGATCGCGGAGGACCGCCGCCTCCATCCCGGGCGCTATCTCACCGACGACGCGCAGGCGGACGCGTATCTCGACGCCGGCCGTCTCCTGTGCGACGCCGGCTTCCGCCACGACGAGGTGTCGAACTGGTCCCGGCCGGGGTCGGCGGCCCGCCACAACGCGAAGTACTGGCGGCGCGTTCCCACGCTCGGCCTCGGGGTCGGCGCCCACGAGCTCTGGGACGAGCGCCGAAGGGCGAACACGGCGTCTCTCGGCGCCTACCTCGACGCGATCGCGCACGGCCGCCGCCCGACGGTCGCCGATCGGGCGATCGACGATGTCGAGCGCGAGCGGGAGGAGATCCTGCTCGCGGCGCGCACGCGCGAGGGGATCCCGGCGGAGCGGATCGAGTCGTGGCTCGCCGAACGCGGCGACGCCGCGCTCCGCGAGGACTGGCCGCGCTGGATCGACGCCGGGTTGATCGAGCGGCGCGGCGAGCGTTACGCGCTCACCGAGCGGGGGTTTCTCGTGTCGAACGAGATCCTGTTCCGGTTCGTGTAG
- a CDS encoding riboflavin synthase: MFSGIVSATGRVDRIDVSPAGARLAVRPPARFGRFRRGESISVSGVCLTALAGSALFRADLSPETLRKTTLGELRNGDAVNLERAVRLADRLSGHLVSGHVDGIARVVSVEPEGDSWIFRFAVPRALGRYVIEKGSVALDGISLTAIGVRGGRFSVAVIPHTFRATTLRGRRPGSRLNFEADMIARWVESLLRR, from the coding sequence GTGTTTTCCGGCATCGTCTCCGCCACCGGCCGCGTCGATCGGATCGACGTCTCGCCCGCGGGAGCGCGCCTGGCCGTGCGTCCGCCGGCGCGTTTCGGGCGCTTTCGGCGCGGGGAGAGCATCTCCGTGTCGGGGGTCTGTCTCACCGCGCTCGCCGGCTCCGCGCTGTTTCGCGCGGATCTCTCGCCGGAGACCCTCCGGAAAACGACCCTGGGAGAGCTCCGAAACGGGGACGCCGTCAACCTGGAGCGTGCCGTGCGCCTCGCGGACCGCCTCTCCGGCCACCTCGTCTCGGGGCACGTCGACGGGATCGCTCGGGTCGTCTCCGTCGAGCCGGAAGGGGACTCCTGGATTTTCCGGTTCGCGGTCCCGCGCGCGCTCGGCCGTTACGTGATCGAGAAGGGATCCGTCGCCCTCGACGGGATTTCGTTGACGGCGATCGGCGTGCGGGGAGGCCGCTTCTCGGTCGCGGTGATCCCGCACACGTTTCGCGCGACGACGCTCCGCGGCCGCCGGCCCGGCTCGCGGCTCAACTTCGAGGCCGACATGATCGCCCGCTGGGTCGAGTCGCTGCTCCGACGATGA